One region of Thermus albus genomic DNA includes:
- the rplM gene encoding 50S ribosomal protein L13 — translation MQPKTYVPEKVEPRWVLIDAEGKTLGRLATQIATLLRGKHRPDWTPNLPMGDFVVVVNADKVRLTGKKLKQKIYTRYSGYQGGLKEIPAEKMLSTHPERVLEHAVKGMLPKGPLGRRLFKRLKVYAGPTHPHQAQKPVKLEVK, via the coding sequence ATGCAGCCCAAGACGTACGTGCCGGAAAAGGTTGAACCCCGCTGGGTTCTCATTGACGCCGAGGGCAAGACCCTGGGGCGGCTGGCCACCCAAATCGCCACCTTGCTCAGGGGCAAGCACCGCCCCGACTGGACCCCCAACCTCCCCATGGGCGACTTCGTGGTGGTGGTGAACGCCGACAAGGTCCGCCTCACCGGCAAGAAGCTCAAGCAGAAGATCTACACCCGGTATAGCGGCTACCAGGGGGGCCTGAAGGAAATCCCCGCCGAGAAGATGCTTTCCACCCACCCGGAAAGGGTGCTGGAGCATGCGGTAAAGGGGATGCTACCCAAAGGCCCTCTGGGGCGGAGGCTTTTCAAGCGGCTTAAGGTCTACGCCGGCCCCACCCATCCCCATCAGGCGCAGAAGCCCGTTAAACTGGAGGTCAAGTGA
- a CDS encoding thiamine diphosphokinase, giving the protein MRRFALLLGGPLLVTAALRERLKAYRLMAADSGARHALALGLPLELWLGDFDSSPQWLQEALSTPKEVLPREKDLTDGEALVRKALELGVEELLLLGGIGGRLDHTLAHLELAFTLVEKGVRAELTDGLTRVFPLPFGQHTFHLEAGAPFSLLPFPEATLGVEGARWNLPPTPLKATTLTLENQALGPIQVRVERGRAVLYLF; this is encoded by the coding sequence ATGAGGCGCTTCGCCCTTCTCCTAGGCGGGCCCCTTCTGGTAACGGCGGCCCTACGGGAACGCCTAAAGGCCTACCGCCTAATGGCGGCGGACTCTGGGGCCCGGCACGCCCTGGCCCTTGGGCTTCCCCTGGAGCTATGGCTTGGGGACTTTGACTCAAGTCCCCAGTGGCTACAGGAGGCCCTTTCTACCCCCAAGGAGGTGCTTCCCCGGGAAAAGGACCTAACGGACGGGGAAGCCTTGGTGCGCAAGGCCCTGGAGCTGGGGGTCGAGGAGCTCCTTCTCCTGGGCGGCATCGGGGGACGGTTGGACCACACCCTGGCCCACCTGGAGCTTGCCTTTACCCTGGTGGAGAAGGGGGTAAGGGCGGAGCTCACCGATGGGCTCACCCGGGTCTTCCCTCTCCCCTTTGGGCAGCACACCTTCCACCTGGAAGCGGGGGCTCCCTTCAGCCTCCTCCCCTTTCCCGAGGCCACCTTGGGAGTGGAAGGGGCCCGCTGGAACCTGCCCCCCACCCCCCTGAAGGCCACCACCCTTACCCTGGAGAACCAGGCCCTGGGGCCCATCCAGGTACGGGTGGAAAGGGGAAGGGCGGTGCTTTACCTCTTTTAA
- a CDS encoding GmrSD restriction endonuclease domain-containing protein: protein MRTGSFRMNQLLKKAKTGQFKLPQFQRDFVWNEAQVALLIDSIARNYPIGSLLLLEPSPDIRLSARSIQAAMAELDDLPSEDSGDNNTPEEAQELLILDGQQRLTSIVRVLLNANPSKTYWFDLQELYESFDEERVDWIKKTNGKSKDTTRSNNRWLRADLIHEGEEQKYVIDYFLNHPDLEKDEAMNAIKRVNRIFETIRNYEVPYILLEGQEGVEAICRIFETINSTGTRLSTFDLAVARYYPDLDLRAYYEEAHRIDRTLDAFSVDGERFLQVIVLLEKNAEPSRSEQLKLGKDTIKTRWIQVTKALSRALRWAQKECGLEPRFYVGESQLVALAGVLADLDERNQERFLTEKRDQLVQWFFSNALQSGFRATNYRILMHYQSLKKLVSGEIPNDDMPIVNLDLETLVGLAKSDNRYKAVLALLRRYIPEDFFSGSKIESDNFEIHHIFPRSFGAKKQVDSIANLVPLTRESNQLLSNRNPSDYVHELANKVDIDVANQRLGLALFPIRINPQKEVEPNILSDEMYDAFLRERGTLILQKIKKVVGNRFTDNPQNED from the coding sequence ATGAGAACGGGCTCTTTCCGAATGAATCAGCTTTTAAAGAAAGCGAAGACCGGGCAATTTAAACTTCCTCAATTTCAAAGGGATTTTGTTTGGAACGAAGCCCAAGTTGCCCTACTTATAGACTCCATTGCGCGTAATTACCCTATCGGTTCCTTGCTCTTACTGGAACCCAGCCCTGACATTCGCCTAAGTGCGCGCTCTATCCAAGCTGCTATGGCAGAATTGGATGATTTGCCCAGTGAGGATTCCGGTGACAACAACACGCCAGAAGAAGCACAAGAGCTACTGATATTAGACGGTCAACAAAGACTAACCTCCATTGTTCGTGTACTTTTAAATGCTAATCCAAGTAAAACATACTGGTTTGACCTGCAGGAGCTTTATGAATCCTTCGACGAGGAAAGGGTGGACTGGATTAAGAAGACCAATGGCAAGTCAAAAGATACAACTCGGAGTAATAACAGGTGGCTTCGTGCAGACCTTATTCATGAAGGCGAAGAGCAAAAATATGTTATCGACTACTTCCTAAACCACCCGGATTTAGAGAAGGACGAAGCAATGAACGCTATAAAAAGAGTCAATCGCATATTCGAGACCATACGAAACTACGAAGTTCCTTACATACTTTTAGAAGGGCAGGAAGGCGTTGAAGCAATTTGCCGCATTTTTGAAACGATAAACTCAACAGGTACCCGCCTCAGCACCTTTGATTTGGCTGTTGCCAGATACTATCCGGACCTAGACCTAAGGGCCTATTACGAGGAAGCACACAGAATTGACCGCACGCTAGATGCTTTTAGTGTTGATGGGGAAAGATTCCTACAGGTGATTGTTCTTCTCGAAAAGAACGCGGAGCCTTCTCGGAGCGAGCAGCTGAAGCTGGGTAAAGACACCATTAAGACCCGGTGGATACAAGTCACCAAAGCGCTTTCAAGGGCTTTAAGGTGGGCACAGAAAGAATGTGGTCTAGAACCCAGGTTTTATGTGGGCGAAAGTCAACTGGTAGCTTTAGCAGGTGTATTGGCTGACTTAGATGAGAGAAATCAGGAGCGCTTTCTTACAGAAAAAAGGGATCAGCTGGTGCAGTGGTTCTTCTCAAATGCTCTACAGAGCGGTTTTCGCGCCACAAACTACAGAATTTTGATGCATTACCAAAGTCTCAAGAAACTAGTTAGTGGAGAAATCCCAAACGATGACATGCCGATCGTAAATCTTGATCTTGAAACGTTGGTAGGTCTGGCTAAGAGTGATAATAGATACAAAGCTGTTTTAGCCCTTCTAAGACGTTATATTCCCGAAGATTTCTTTTCTGGATCTAAAATAGAGTCAGATAACTTTGAAATCCATCACATCTTTCCCCGTTCGTTTGGTGCAAAGAAACAGGTGGATTCCATCGCCAATCTGGTACCATTAACCCGGGAAAGTAACCAACTGCTGTCCAACAGAAATCCTTCCGATTATGTCCATGAGTTGGCAAATAAGGTAGACATTGATGTTGCAAACCAGCGCTTGGGCTTAGCCTTATTCCCCATTCGCATCAATCCTCAAAAGGAGGTTGAGCCGAACATCCTATCTGACGAAATGTACGACGCTTTTCTACGTGAAAGAGGAACCCTCATTTTGCAGAAAATAAAGAAGGTTGTCGGCAATCGTTTCACCGACAACCCACAAAACGAAGACTAA
- the rpsI gene encoding 30S ribosomal protein S9, with protein MEQYYGTGRRKEAVARVFLRPGSGKVTVNGQDFQDYFQGLVRAVAALEPLRAVDALGRFDAYITVRGGGKSGQVDAIKLGVARALLRYNPDYRAKLKPLGFLTRDARVVERKKYGKHKARRAPQYSKR; from the coding sequence ATGGAGCAGTACTACGGCACCGGTAGGCGCAAGGAAGCGGTGGCCCGGGTCTTTTTAAGGCCCGGAAGCGGCAAGGTCACCGTAAACGGCCAGGATTTTCAGGATTACTTCCAGGGCCTGGTGCGGGCGGTGGCGGCCCTCGAGCCCCTTAGGGCCGTGGACGCCCTGGGGCGCTTTGACGCCTACATCACCGTGCGGGGGGGCGGGAAGAGCGGCCAAGTGGACGCCATCAAACTGGGGGTGGCCCGGGCCCTTCTCCGCTACAACCCCGACTACCGGGCCAAGCTGAAGCCCTTGGGCTTTCTCACCCGCGATGCCCGGGTGGTGGAGCGGAAGAAGTACGGCAAGCACAAGGCCCGCCGGGCTCCCCAGTACTCCAAGCGCTAG
- a CDS encoding DUF815 domain-containing protein — MGPMRLPQTPSDLLDLDLPRGEPWGYAFAQCLLRAPWAWRALRPTPGLLQLIRQDLKRAFLELEGRRKEYPLADLGERPPHPAEEEALRALLARDPEAMARVLQTHGPYPFALYRAFRFREGVEPLPSPRLPREEELVGYETQLKALKANALRFLSGKPALHTLLYGARGTGKSTAAKNLLHLQEARMVEVEPTALAHLENLLEKLALLPHRFFLFLDDLSLDPREETFHHLKALLEGSLAGPPANVLLLATSNRRHLVRHQGENPLPGADPQAWDELQDTLALSERFGLVLTFPPFDKELFLKAVAHHLGRSLSPEEEKEALRFALQKGFSGRVARQFAYGRLTTR, encoded by the coding sequence ATGGGGCCCATGAGGCTTCCCCAGACCCCATCCGACCTACTGGACCTGGATCTGCCCCGGGGTGAACCCTGGGGCTACGCCTTTGCCCAATGCCTTCTTAGGGCTCCCTGGGCCTGGCGGGCCCTTAGGCCCACCCCGGGGCTTCTGCAGCTTATAAGGCAAGACCTTAAGAGGGCCTTCCTGGAGCTGGAGGGGAGGCGGAAGGAGTACCCTTTAGCCGACTTAGGGGAACGCCCACCCCACCCCGCCGAGGAGGAGGCCCTAAGGGCCCTTTTGGCCCGTGACCCTGAAGCCATGGCCCGGGTTTTGCAAACCCACGGGCCCTACCCCTTCGCCCTTTACCGGGCCTTCCGCTTCCGGGAAGGAGTGGAGCCCCTTCCCTCCCCTCGCCTACCCCGGGAGGAGGAGCTTGTCGGCTATGAAACCCAGCTAAAGGCCCTTAAGGCCAACGCCCTCCGCTTTCTGTCGGGCAAGCCGGCCCTCCACACCCTCCTTTACGGGGCCCGGGGCACCGGCAAAAGCACCGCAGCCAAAAACCTCCTACACCTTCAGGAAGCCCGCATGGTGGAGGTGGAGCCCACGGCGCTGGCCCATTTGGAAAATCTCTTGGAAAAACTGGCCCTTCTCCCCCACCGCTTCTTCCTGTTTCTGGACGACCTTTCCTTGGACCCCAGGGAGGAAACCTTCCACCACCTAAAGGCCCTCCTGGAAGGAAGCCTGGCGGGTCCACCGGCAAATGTCCTCCTCCTCGCCACCTCCAACCGCCGCCACCTGGTCCGCCATCAGGGGGAAAACCCCCTTCCCGGGGCCGACCCCCAGGCCTGGGACGAGCTCCAGGACACCCTAGCCCTCTCCGAGCGTTTCGGCCTGGTCCTCACCTTCCCCCCCTTTGACAAGGAACTTTTCCTAAAGGCGGTGGCCCACCATCTGGGCCGCTCTTTGAGCCCGGAGGAGGAAAAGGAAGCCCTCCGCTTTGCCCTGCAAAAGGGTTTTTCCGGGCGGGTAGCCCGGCAGTTTGCCTATGGGAGGTTGACCACAAGGTAG
- a CDS encoding UvrD-helicase domain-containing protein gives MKLYVASAGTGKTHALVQELLALLRQGVPLRRMAALTFTRKAAEELRERILEEVKALGDGEGETAKRELYGALFTTIHGFMAEALRHTAPFLSLDPDFAVLDEFLAEALFLEEARSLLYLKGLDPGEEEGLVGALRALYEKRSLAEDFRPLPGAEGVYALFQEVLRRYQARTQDLLGPGDLEAQALRLLKNPKAVRRVVERFSHIFLDEYQDVNPLQGRFFQALEEAGAKVVAVGDPKQSIYLFRNARVEVFREALGKAEEVRFLDETFRHSGELAEFLNRFVERFFPETERVLVRPRRRERGFLEVHWVGGEGELDGKRHQEALVLGKRLLALRDQGYAFPEMAVLVRSRHSLPYLERAFRALGVPYGIRRGRSFFIRPEVRDIYHALRLSLLEPEAPLSPEERLSLLAFLRGPFVGADLGRLGGLPKQSPWKDLLSQLPAEAQARLEWLRELAGKRPLEALKALVRDEVFLGRLSPRARTNLDTLLLLAASERFPDLEALLEWLRVRATDPEAAELPEGGEGVNLLTVHAAKGLEWPVVAVFDLSRNERFQEDSLLVGLGGEVALKGMPAYQGVRQGLREAQDKEAIRLLYVALSRARDVLVLTGSASSRPGPWAKALMGLGLGPKSQDPRVRVHPLRASFPSPSLLPAPPLDPAPYAPLALEPKPFPPLYSPSAYQKAEGEPWPLAEALEAEVLPEFARALGTLVHYALARNLDPEDEAQMRSLLLQEVALPFSEEERARLLAEVRILLLNHREMLGKVLPPLEERLEDHPELPLVLPLAGTVWHGVLDRLYRVGDRWHLEDYKTDQTMDPGRYRLQLALYWEAVRRAWGVEAEARLVYLRHKEVYAFPSQELLETLSQLEKAPGKAQGPGGNPS, from the coding sequence GTGAAGCTTTACGTGGCCTCAGCGGGCACGGGGAAGACCCATGCCTTGGTCCAGGAGCTTTTGGCCCTTTTGCGCCAAGGGGTGCCCCTGCGGCGCATGGCCGCCCTCACCTTTACCCGCAAGGCCGCCGAGGAGCTTAGGGAACGCATCCTGGAGGAAGTTAAAGCCCTGGGGGATGGGGAGGGGGAAACGGCCAAGCGGGAGCTTTATGGCGCCCTTTTCACCACCATCCACGGCTTCATGGCGGAGGCCTTACGCCACACGGCCCCCTTCCTCTCCCTGGACCCCGATTTCGCCGTCTTGGACGAGTTCCTTGCCGAGGCCCTCTTCCTGGAGGAGGCCCGCAGCCTCCTCTACTTGAAGGGCCTGGACCCCGGGGAGGAGGAAGGGCTTGTGGGTGCGCTCCGCGCCCTTTACGAAAAGCGCTCCCTGGCGGAAGACTTCCGGCCCTTGCCGGGAGCGGAAGGGGTTTATGCCCTTTTCCAGGAGGTCCTTAGGAGGTACCAGGCCCGTACCCAAGACCTCCTAGGGCCAGGGGACCTCGAGGCCCAAGCCCTCCGCCTCCTGAAAAACCCCAAGGCGGTGAGGCGGGTGGTGGAGCGGTTTAGCCATATCTTCCTGGACGAGTACCAGGATGTAAACCCCCTGCAGGGGCGGTTTTTCCAGGCCCTGGAGGAGGCGGGGGCCAAGGTGGTGGCCGTGGGGGACCCCAAGCAGTCCATCTACCTTTTCCGCAACGCCCGGGTGGAGGTTTTCCGCGAGGCCCTAGGGAAGGCTGAAGAGGTTCGCTTTCTGGACGAAACCTTCCGCCACAGCGGGGAGCTGGCCGAGTTTCTGAACCGCTTTGTGGAGCGGTTCTTCCCCGAAACCGAACGGGTTTTGGTGAGGCCTAGACGGCGGGAAAGGGGGTTTTTGGAAGTGCACTGGGTGGGAGGGGAAGGGGAGCTGGATGGGAAGCGCCACCAAGAGGCCTTGGTCTTAGGGAAGAGGCTTCTGGCCCTACGGGACCAAGGGTATGCCTTCCCAGAGATGGCGGTTTTGGTGCGAAGCCGCCATAGCCTTCCCTACTTGGAACGGGCCTTCCGCGCCTTGGGGGTTCCCTACGGTATCCGCCGGGGAAGGAGTTTCTTCATCCGCCCGGAGGTGCGGGATATCTACCATGCCCTTAGGCTAAGCCTCTTGGAACCCGAGGCTCCCCTTTCCCCCGAGGAGCGGCTTTCCCTTTTGGCCTTCCTGCGGGGCCCTTTTGTGGGCGCCGATTTGGGAAGGTTGGGGGGTTTACCCAAGCAATCCCCCTGGAAGGACCTTCTCTCCCAACTCCCCGCCGAAGCCCAGGCCCGGCTGGAGTGGCTGAGGGAGCTGGCCGGGAAGCGGCCCCTAGAGGCCCTTAAGGCCCTGGTGCGGGACGAGGTCTTTTTGGGGCGGCTTTCCCCTAGGGCCCGCACCAATCTGGACACCCTCCTCCTCCTGGCGGCCTCGGAGCGCTTTCCTGACCTCGAGGCCCTCCTGGAGTGGCTCAGGGTGCGGGCTACGGACCCCGAGGCCGCCGAGCTCCCCGAAGGGGGCGAGGGGGTGAACCTCCTCACCGTGCACGCCGCCAAGGGGTTGGAATGGCCGGTGGTGGCGGTGTTTGACCTCTCCCGGAACGAGCGGTTTCAGGAGGATTCCCTCCTGGTTGGACTCGGCGGAGAGGTGGCCTTGAAGGGCATGCCCGCCTACCAGGGGGTGAGGCAGGGCCTGAGGGAGGCCCAGGACAAGGAGGCCATCCGGCTCCTTTACGTGGCCCTTTCCCGGGCCCGGGATGTCCTTGTGCTCACGGGAAGCGCCTCTTCCCGGCCAGGCCCTTGGGCCAAGGCCCTCATGGGTTTGGGCCTAGGCCCTAAGTCCCAAGACCCCAGGGTACGGGTCCACCCCCTTAGGGCTTCCTTCCCCTCGCCCTCGCTCCTGCCGGCGCCCCCTCTGGACCCAGCCCCTTATGCCCCCTTGGCCTTGGAACCCAAGCCCTTTCCTCCCCTCTACTCCCCAAGCGCCTACCAGAAGGCGGAGGGGGAGCCTTGGCCCTTGGCGGAGGCCTTGGAGGCCGAGGTCTTGCCCGAGTTCGCCCGCGCCCTGGGTACCTTGGTCCACTACGCCCTCGCCCGCAACCTGGACCCAGAGGACGAGGCCCAGATGCGCTCCCTTCTCCTGCAGGAGGTGGCCTTGCCCTTTTCGGAGGAGGAAAGGGCAAGGCTTTTGGCTGAGGTGCGGATCCTCCTCCTTAACCACCGGGAGATGCTGGGGAAGGTCTTGCCCCCCTTGGAGGAGCGCCTCGAGGACCACCCCGAGCTCCCCTTGGTCCTCCCCCTGGCGGGGACGGTCTGGCACGGGGTTCTGGACCGGCTTTACCGGGTGGGGGACCGGTGGCACCTGGAGGACTACAAGACCGACCAGACCATGGACCCCGGGCGCTACCGGTTGCAGTTGGCCCTCTACTGGGAGGCGGTGCGGCGGGCCTGGGGGGTGGAGGCGGAGGCCCGGTTGGTCTACCTAAGGCACAAGGAGGTGTACGCCTTCCCTTCCCAAGAGCTTTTGGAGACCCTCTCCCAACTGGAAAAGGCCCCTGGGAAAGCCCAGGGGCCTGGAGGAAACCCGTCCTAG
- a CDS encoding sensor histidine kinase, with the protein MATAFSSLRGRLFALLFLALVLLALPLAFLSAREAERAASEHLRRALYTRLYLLGEEGAREEEALLLELFRLAQVYGGGVGFVVERGRVAYSEVGTWPLPKDLLQALAEGRVYQGVRDGTLYVALPKEEGGFGLAVPLEGVKDLGRRLLFLYLTWGGGVLLGVFLLSALGLSWALRPLARLTQLLQARRPEDLSPLPDPGVAELGPLVRALNLRLAQVAGLIRELSEKEEAARRFARHASHELRNPLAALKGYLEVLLRQPEPKALHGALREAERMEALLSGLLRLSRLEATTPRPSLLDPKVFLAEWDVRVEGEERLWADPELLALAVENVLDNARRHGRLPLRAELRKEGEGVWLWLVDSGPGFPPELLPKALEPFVHGGKGTGLGLALVAAVARAHGGKAAVENRGGAAVGLFLPLASLKVSPDAPFSQGG; encoded by the coding sequence ATGGCTACCGCCTTTTCCTCCCTTAGGGGCAGGCTTTTCGCCCTTCTTTTCTTGGCCCTTGTGCTTTTGGCCCTGCCCCTGGCCTTCCTTTCCGCCAGGGAGGCGGAAAGGGCCGCCAGCGAGCACCTGCGCCGGGCCCTTTACACTCGCCTCTACCTTCTGGGGGAGGAGGGGGCGAGGGAAGAGGAGGCCCTGCTCTTGGAACTTTTCCGCCTGGCCCAGGTTTATGGCGGTGGGGTAGGGTTTGTGGTGGAAAGGGGGCGGGTGGCCTACTCCGAGGTGGGTACCTGGCCTTTGCCCAAGGACCTCCTGCAGGCCTTGGCGGAGGGAAGGGTTTACCAGGGGGTAAGGGACGGGACCTTGTACGTGGCCCTACCTAAGGAGGAAGGAGGGTTTGGGCTGGCGGTGCCCTTGGAAGGGGTTAAGGATTTGGGAAGGCGGCTTCTTTTCCTCTACCTTACCTGGGGGGGTGGGGTGCTTCTTGGGGTGTTCCTCCTTTCGGCCTTGGGGCTTTCCTGGGCCCTTCGCCCTCTAGCCAGGCTTACCCAGCTCCTCCAGGCGCGGAGGCCTGAGGACCTAAGCCCTCTTCCCGATCCCGGTGTGGCGGAGTTGGGGCCTTTGGTGAGGGCGTTGAACCTCCGCCTAGCCCAGGTGGCGGGGCTCATCCGGGAGCTTTCGGAAAAGGAGGAGGCGGCAAGGCGTTTTGCCCGCCATGCCTCCCACGAGCTGCGCAACCCCTTGGCGGCGTTGAAGGGGTATCTGGAGGTGCTGTTGCGCCAGCCTGAACCCAAGGCCCTTCACGGGGCCTTGCGGGAAGCGGAGCGCATGGAGGCTTTGCTCTCGGGGCTTCTGCGGCTATCCCGCCTGGAGGCCACGACCCCCCGGCCTAGCCTTCTGGACCCCAAGGTCTTTTTGGCGGAGTGGGACGTAAGGGTGGAGGGGGAGGAAAGGCTTTGGGCGGATCCCGAGCTTTTGGCCCTGGCGGTGGAGAACGTGCTGGACAACGCCCGCCGCCACGGGAGGCTTCCCCTAAGGGCGGAGCTGCGGAAGGAGGGGGAAGGGGTGTGGCTTTGGCTGGTGGACTCAGGCCCGGGTTTTCCCCCAGAACTCCTGCCGAAAGCCTTGGAACCCTTTGTCCATGGGGGAAAGGGCACGGGGCTGGGCCTGGCCCTGGTGGCGGCGGTGGCCCGGGCCCATGGGGGAAAAGCGGCGGTGGAGAACCGGGGTGGAGCGGCGGTGGGGCTTTTCCTGCCTTTAGCTTCCCTTAAGGTTTCCCCCGATGCGCCCTTTAGCCAGGGGGGCTAG
- a CDS encoding CTP synthase, whose protein sequence is MNGVSESSQRPRKYVFVTGGVVSSLGKGILTSALGALFRARGYRVTAIKIDPYVNVDAGTMRPYEHGEVFVTADGAETDLDIGHYERFLDLDLSRGNNLTTGQVYLSVIQKERRGEYLSQTVQVIPHITDEIKDRIRQVAEEQGAEVVVVEVGGTVGDIESLPFLEAIRQFRFDEGEANTFYIHLTLVPYLETSEEFKTKPTQHSVATLRGVGIQPDAIVLRSVKPVPEEVRRKVALFTNVRPGHVFSSPNVEHIYEIPLLLEEQGLGRVVEKALGLEAVFPNLAFWQEAVRVLKHPERTVRIAIAGKYVKMPDAYLSLLEALKHAGIRHGARVEVKWVDAEGLEGADLDEAFRDVAGILVPGGFGVRGIEGKVRAAQYAREKGIPYLGICLGLQIAVIEFARNVAGLKGANSTEFDPYTPHPVIDLMPEQLEVEGLGGTMRLGDWPMRIRPGTLLHRLYGKEEALERHRHRYEVNPLYVDQLERAGLVISATTPGMRGRGAGLVEAIELKDHPFFLGLQSHPEFKSRPMRPSPPFAGFVEAALTFAQV, encoded by the coding sequence GTGAACGGGGTTTCCGAGAGTAGCCAAAGGCCAAGGAAGTACGTGTTCGTGACCGGGGGGGTGGTGTCCAGCCTGGGCAAGGGGATTCTCACCTCTGCCCTGGGGGCCCTTTTCCGGGCCCGGGGGTACCGGGTTACCGCCATCAAGATTGACCCCTATGTGAACGTGGATGCGGGGACCATGCGCCCCTACGAGCACGGGGAGGTCTTCGTCACCGCCGACGGGGCGGAAACCGACCTGGACATCGGCCACTACGAGCGCTTCCTGGACCTGGACCTCTCCCGGGGCAACAACCTCACCACGGGCCAGGTCTACCTTTCCGTGATCCAGAAGGAGCGCCGGGGGGAGTACCTTTCCCAGACGGTGCAGGTGATCCCCCATATCACCGACGAGATCAAGGACCGGATCCGCCAGGTGGCCGAGGAGCAGGGGGCCGAGGTGGTGGTGGTGGAGGTGGGCGGCACGGTGGGGGATATAGAGAGCCTGCCCTTTCTGGAGGCCATACGCCAGTTTCGCTTTGACGAGGGGGAGGCCAATACCTTCTACATCCACCTCACCCTGGTCCCCTACCTGGAGACCAGCGAGGAGTTCAAGACCAAGCCCACCCAGCACTCCGTGGCCACCTTAAGGGGCGTGGGAATCCAGCCCGATGCCATCGTCCTTCGCTCGGTGAAACCGGTGCCGGAGGAGGTGCGGAGGAAGGTGGCCCTTTTCACCAACGTGCGCCCGGGGCACGTGTTCAGCAGCCCCAACGTGGAACACATCTATGAGATTCCCTTGCTCCTTGAGGAACAGGGCCTGGGCCGGGTGGTGGAAAAGGCTTTGGGCCTCGAGGCGGTCTTCCCCAACCTCGCCTTCTGGCAGGAGGCGGTGCGGGTTTTAAAGCACCCCGAGCGCACCGTGAGAATCGCCATCGCCGGCAAGTACGTGAAGATGCCCGATGCCTACCTTTCTCTTCTGGAGGCCTTGAAGCATGCGGGCATCCGGCATGGGGCCCGGGTGGAGGTGAAGTGGGTGGATGCGGAGGGCCTCGAGGGGGCCGACCTGGACGAGGCCTTCCGGGATGTTGCCGGCATCCTGGTCCCCGGCGGGTTTGGGGTCCGGGGCATTGAGGGCAAGGTGCGGGCGGCCCAGTACGCCCGGGAGAAGGGCATTCCCTACTTGGGCATCTGCCTGGGGTTGCAGATCGCGGTTATTGAGTTTGCCCGGAACGTGGCCGGGCTTAAGGGGGCCAACTCCACGGAGTTTGACCCCTATACCCCCCATCCGGTGATTGACCTCATGCCCGAGCAACTGGAGGTGGAGGGCCTGGGAGGGACCATGCGCCTCGGGGACTGGCCCATGCGCATCCGCCCGGGCACCCTCCTCCACCGCCTCTACGGCAAGGAGGAAGCGCTTGAGCGCCACCGCCACCGCTACGAGGTCAATCCCCTTTATGTGGACCAGCTGGAACGGGCGGGCCTGGTCATCTCCGCCACCACCCCGGGCATGCGGGGCCGGGGGGCGGGGCTGGTGGAGGCCATTGAGCTTAAGGACCACCCCTTCTTCTTGGGCCTGCAAAGCCACCCCGAGTTCAAAAGCCGGCCCATGCGCCCCTCCCCGCCTTTTGCTGGGTTCGTGGAGGCGGCCCTCACGTTTGCGCAAGTATAG